A stretch of Deltaproteobacteria bacterium DNA encodes these proteins:
- a CDS encoding VOC family protein: MSDSQGNFVWYELDTSDVQGAIKFYKDVIGWGTQRFGESYVMWTAGETPVGGVMMLPDEARKMGAPPHWIAYVAADDVDALTKKAESLGAKTHVPPQDIPKVGRFSVIADPQGAVIALLKGSGPEMPRPAEATNGHFSWHELMAGERETAFRFYSQLFGWQKTDAVPSPMGTYQMYGKGGRTLGGMATKPKDYPAPPHWLYYVKVDDLDAALARVKKGGGQVMHGPMEVPGGDRVAQCMDPQRAAFALHGK, encoded by the coding sequence ATGAGCGACTCGCAGGGGAATTTCGTCTGGTACGAGCTGGACACGAGCGACGTGCAGGGCGCGATCAAGTTCTACAAGGACGTGATCGGCTGGGGCACGCAGCGATTCGGTGAGAGCTACGTGATGTGGACGGCGGGCGAGACCCCGGTCGGCGGCGTGATGATGCTGCCCGACGAGGCCAGGAAGATGGGCGCCCCGCCGCACTGGATAGCCTACGTGGCTGCGGACGACGTCGACGCGCTCACGAAGAAGGCGGAGTCGCTGGGCGCGAAGACGCACGTGCCGCCTCAGGACATCCCGAAGGTCGGCCGCTTCAGCGTCATCGCCGACCCCCAGGGCGCCGTGATCGCGCTCCTCAAGGGCTCAGGCCCCGAAATGCCGCGGCCGGCGGAGGCAACGAACGGCCACTTCTCATGGCACGAGCTCATGGCCGGCGAGCGGGAGACGGCGTTTCGCTTCTACTCGCAGCTCTTCGGCTGGCAGAAGACCGACGCCGTCCCGTCCCCAATGGGGACCTACCAGATGTACGGCAAGGGCGGCCGCACCTTGGGCGGCATGGCAACGAAACCCAAGGACTACCCGGCGCCGCCGCACTGGCTCTACTACGTCAAGGTCGACGACCTCGACGCCGCGCTCGCGCGCGTGAAGAAGGGCGGCGGCCAGGTGATGCACGGCCCGATGGAGGTACCC